A window of Tachypleus tridentatus isolate NWPU-2018 chromosome 7, ASM421037v1, whole genome shotgun sequence genomic DNA:
cttggatggttttTGAAACTGATTGACTATTACAAGAAGATAtcctttctttattataattaaaacatatctgtcatttatttgcccaactcactaaatgatttcaattattttgtaaatcaacaACATTCTCTTCACAGCTAGTAAGagccaagaccttaatatcatctgcaaatttaagtaatttactgaccatttcttcatttatgtcattgatgtaaaccaaaaagagcaaaggtcctaagaccaGACCCTGAGGTATACCAGTTGTGGCATTAATCCactttgactgaactccatttataacaaccctctgctttcttccatccagccactcttctattcaATTTTCTAACCTATCCCTCACACCTAAAGAgacaatttgttttacaaaatcttTAAGTGGCACCttttcaaatgctttctgaaaaccaGGTACACCAAaactacacccttaccctcatctaaaTAAGATATActattttcaaaaaatgtcaaaagatttgtaaagcaaaTTTTTCCCTTACTTAGTGAAACTATATTGACTACTCAGTAAAATTCTATACtctgttaaatgactttgcaaagcatttcTCAAAACTAATATAAGACCAATGGGTCTATAACTACTGAGATAATTTTTATTCCCTCCCTTGAAAAGAAACGTTACATTAGCTGACTTACAATCTTCTGGTACCTGCCTACTATAAAACGACTGACAAAAAAATACTAACTTACACCTAACATATAGCCCTAGTGACATACCTATAACTTCATCTCCACAGTTATATCTGGACAGTATCCCTCACAAAATTAAGTTAAGGTCTTTTTCTTGAAGTGCCTTTATCAATCCTCTGTAGTTACGAATTAGCTCCTCTTACCTCTACATCATCAGCCCCTACAGGTACCACAAAAACTACATCTCTGCTAGTCTCCTTTATTATATCTCATGAGCTGTTGGTAAAATCTTCCACCTATGCTCCTGGGTAACATAATCTATTTCTTTTCTCCCTGTTCACCCCACATACAACTCTATCCACATGCCTTGTCGAGGAATCACAGGTAACTATAACTTCCTTATCATCCACATAAGGTTCTGaaccttttgttttccttctctcCAACAGTTTCTTGTATGCAGGAGCCAAATGTTGAAATTTGTTCTTAATAGAATAGGCTCATTTCAATTAAATCCACCACTTTTAGCCCTAATTGTTgtctttctaacttcctgaaatTCATTATTAACTGATGTATTCCTTGCTTAAGCTCCTTTGAAATTCTGCTACCATTTCCCACAGtctaaacttttgtttaaatatttcctttactttaattaagataGTCTCCAACTTCTAACTTAACCATTTCCCACAGTTTACACTTTTGTTTAACTGTTGCCTCTACTTTAATTAGGACAGCCTCCAACCAACAAACTCAACATTGAGGAACTTTCACTAATTGATAAACCAGCTAAACTTGAAATCAAACTCACCCATTTTCCCATGAGAATATTTTTGTGATGACTTATCATCGTTGACAGATAATTGTTGTTCTCTTACAGTTAGCTCTTTTCTTATGTTTGCATCTATGTTTTCTGAGTTGCTATACAGTGAAAGGAAATTTGAATGAGTACTCATAAGACAAAAAAGACTCTGcatataacatttataaactatATCCTATTCATGTCAATTCTCAGCctttttctttatcattaaatAACTTCTTTTTAAACATATAGATCACACAGAAAAAATAAAGCATAAATACCATCAACATTGcaattaatcaaattaattattGCTGAGGTCCCCTACAAACTTTACAAAGAAAATGTAGGATTTCATCCAAATATTTACATCTGATCTTTAAGTGTTGTAACATGTACAACATAAAAATGCTCAGATAATACAATATATGAGCCAACTGGTACTGAgtagtataaaaacatacaaGAAATATAAAGGTTAAAGGGGCATACATATCTGTTCCATCTagctatttaattttaatgttcctTCTTTTTTCCAATTTCATTAAGTACtatttaaacagtaaatataaatgataaaatgtttctttttcaaacaaTTATTGGACTACCTAaccaaattataacatgaaaataaataaatggataatTTAACTGAGTACTGTATTGACAACTCGCAATGTAAGTTATGTAAAAACTGCCCTATTTTCCAATAACAAAATGAGAACCTACTTTTCTCATTTTTAAGTGTCTTTCTTTCAGTTAAAAACGACATTCTAGAGCCAAAAGAATGAATGTGGTAAGCATTGAAACATGTAATGTTTACACATTAGAACTGTTTTAAATGCGTACTGACTATAACATtgcatgttatttattattttaacattatatacaagTGCCATCAAAATACTATACCCTGCCTTCATTtcactaattataaaataaacaagaaagtaGAACTTCAAACCACCTCATACAAACATACTTACGAGAGTAAGCATGATGATGAAGAGACATTATCAATAATCTTATCATCCAAGTGTTCAGCTACAAAACAGTTTGTATTCTGGTTCACATGAAACATCTCAAGGCATGTTTTGTAACTATTACTGCTCTCTTCTTCATCCTGATTATCATCACACAAAGTAGCCACATTCATCTGAGGTACACCATGTTTCTTCTCTACCTCTGTATGGTTGACAGTAGTTAAGTCATCAACTACAACACAGTCATCACCAAGTGATGTATCTGGTGAGGAATGGGACTGGTCACAAAACACACTGGTTGTACCAGCTGCAATCTCTACAAATTCCAAATCTGGTACATCATCTTCAGTGCCAGCTTTGGAAGTAGCTGCAAGTGGAGTGTCTTTCAGTATCGCTAAGTCTCTATTGGTGATATCAGCTCCATGACTGACTTCAACATCATGTGGATGGCAGTCTCCACAACCATCTGTTTCAGCAACAGTTTCGTTTCTGCTCTGTCCAgcttccttttctttctttaagtcatACAAAGCTGCAAAGAAACTGAATGAAAATCTAAATTCTAAGCAGGTAGAAAGTTATCTACTGTTAAAACACTTTATATGAAAAGAACctatgttatatattatacagatagaaatttttgtaatgttgaaacacattttaagaatataaacTACATTACATAGCCAAAAGAGTGTGGACACCCTTTCTAATTAGGGGGttcagctatttcagccacacccattgctaacaggaacataaaatcaagcatacagccatgcaatctccacagacaaacactggcagtagaatgggtcatatTGAAGAAATCAGTGGCTTTCAACGTGGCACTATCATAGGATGCCACTTTTCCAAAATttcagttcatcaaatttctgcccttctagagctgccctggtcaactgtaaatgatgttattgtgaagtgaaaacgtTTAGAAGCAACAACACCTCAGCAACGAAGTgataggccacacaagctcacagaacaggGCAGACGATTTTTACGTGTTACGAGCTTCAGCACTAGGTGGTCCTGTTCTGGGTTTCCATGGCCAAacagctgcacacaagcctaagatcaccatgtgcaatACCAAGCATAACTGGAGTGGTGTAAAACACATCGCCATTGGACTATGGAGCAGTGGAAATgcattctctggagtgatgaatcatgctTTACTATCTAGCAGTCTGATGAACAAATGTGAGTTTGGCAGGtgccaggagaatgctacctgcctgaatgcacagtgccaactgtaaagttttgtggaggaggaataatggtccaGGGCTGTTTTtaatggtttgggctaggctctttaattccagtgaagggaaatcttaatgttatagcatacaatgacattctagagaattgtgtgcttcaaACTTTATGGCaccagtttggggaaggccctattttgtttcagcatgacaatgcccctgtgcacaaagcaaggtccataaagacatagtttgTCGAGATTggtatggaagaacttgactggcttGCACAACAAAGCCCTGACCTTAACCCCGACAAACACCTTTGAGATGAGCTGGAACACTGACtgtgagccaggccttctcgcccaacatcagtgcccgacctcactaatgctcttgtggctgaacaGGAGCAAAtccctgcagccatgttccaaattCTGGTGAAAAGTCTTCCCAGAAGAGTTGAGGCTGTTATAGAAGTAAAGAGGGggccaactccatattaatgcccatggttttggaatgagatgttcaacaagtacATATGGGTGTGGtcggtgtccacatacttttggctatGTAGTGTATATTATGTGCAACAGGGTGATGACACAGAATATGACAACTTAGAAATATCATCCAGTAGAAGCTGATACATCAAGCTTGAGTACTGGAAAGTTCTGAACTGCCTTTATCGATTTAAAAAGTAGAATGTGAGTGGTTTACTAGACTTAAATAAACGAACACGAGTTTATCTggtatatatatctaataatgtGTGTTTGTGAATGTTACTCATTTCTCTGTTTGAGGAGACACATACAAATTGTTTACTTCTAATCCACGTTGTGAAACAGTCAAAATATCATTGGTTTTCCTCGCATCTTTTAAAAGGGAGATCCATCAATTACCTTGGACACTTCTTTCAATTCGTTCACGTTCCTTCTGGACCCAAAGCTGCCGTTCCTTAATCTCAGCTTCCCTTCCTCCTTGAGCCCTACATATGTAATACCTTTCTTAAATGAGAATGACAGAGAACTGTTTAACATTTAACCCTCTCAGGTCACAACTGTTAagctacattcaaaatttaattaaactatgaataaacatgacataaaaataaagttaataaatcacatttttacaTCTAAGtttcaattttataaagaaatatttttttaaaaatccataATCTGCCCTAATATGAGATTTGTAACGTTTCCTAGGTTTTCTATCAATCttctgaaatttatatatatatatatatttattaaattcagCATACATTAATCatggtaatataaatatttttgaaggaaAGGCATAATTTTGCAGCCTTCAATCTCAgagtcataaaatagaaaatcagacccatttGCCACTCCCACCTGTCCTCCTTCACAAATTACCCATAATTCTCTTTTAcatcttatattatattatttatagttaacagatattcaaagttttaatctatcaagtAATGTGTTATAGTATATTGTTCTCTGcactgtttatttcattttctatatgAAAGTTTCTCTTGTGGTGATCACATCAACAAGATTTAAAGCCTTTTATACCACAGTTAGATAGCCAGTTAGATCACAATAGCTATatgattgttttgttatttatttgttattattattctgggTTTTTAggtacaatatttaaataaataaaaattatatactgtACTTGTACCATTGAGTTTAAATTTCACCAGCAACTGACAGCACAAAAAACAAGAGATCACAGGTAAGTGATATATTTCTTGTTCTTCAGGtacattctttattattacaaaagtaaataaactgtaAAGATTAGAAAGTTGTAAGATTAGATAATGTTAGAttaggtaagataatgaaaaataataattcacaaGTAGCCAATTCATAATGTCATTCAATATGGTAATGTGAGAGCTACACATTCATTATATCATTCAATAAGCTAATAAGAGCTACACATTTGTCAAGTGATTTACTACGTGTGTGGCATGAGCATTTAAAGTCTAAATGTCAAAGATTCAACATGAAAGGCATTGCTAAACACCCATAACTTTCACCTCTGGAGATGACAGTTAATCCTGCTATTTGGTTTAGAGTGAAGTAGCTGTAATGGTAGCAACTGTTTGTCTTTACACTGGTTAACAGTTATAAATTTGTGTTGGATATTCCATGTCCCTGGCCTGGTTGTTTAGCCTATGCTTATTTACACATTAGAACCAGTACAACTTAACTGTACAATATAACAGTGGTTATATGTTTTGcctcttgttttttttacatcaacAGATGAATGAAGTACTATGCTCACCATGCTTCTACACACGCTCTCTCTTTATCAAACACTGGTCTGTCATCCAAGTATGTCAGGATTTTCTTTATGTAATGAAAAATACAACAATAGGTAAGAAttctatgaaagaaaagaaaaaacacacataaccATTTTACCAAACATACTGCTACATGTTAGAAAAATAGAGAACTGGTGCTAcgttaaaaagtgttaaaaactatGCACATCAAAGTAATTCACTTCCAGgtattacaaagaaatatttacaggGATCTCACAAAGGTCAGGGAATCTTTCCAGTATTAGAAATCTTTAACATCATAaccacgtttgtttgtttttttcagaaatctCAGACATTGTGAATCAAACAGTTGATAATGTTCTAGGGAAAATTGCTACTGGTAAGAAATCCATTACCTAATAAcctaaaattgtttaaattctAGTAAACAGTACTGTTTATTTGTGATTATGAATATGGTATGTAAaccaaagttttcaaaataatcacaaaaaatgATTTCAAATGATATAAATAACAGTAAGATATTGAAATTTTTCAGTAGAACTGTAATTTGAAAGCAATATGCACTTAAGTTGTATAATCTTGTTTAAAATCAAGAAGCtgataattataaacattcaGCATTGTGTTTTAAATCTATACAATTAGAATTTTAGGTGTTGTAAAACAACTGACACACAAGACAGAACTATGTGAATCCCTTCAAATTCTTTCACAACAAAACTTGacacttattaaacatttaatagtttCTCACCTTAGGATAATACTAAAGTATATTTTCAACTTACAAGACCCAAAGATAGCTACAAACCAAAGATTCACTTTTTTTCATGTCATATATATCCATAAAGGAAGCTCAAAGAAGTCCATTTGATAACAGGACAAAAACTGAACTTCACAGTCTCATTTGTTTATAATCTCCAACTACTATCATTTCATTCTGCATGTGATGTGATGCTGGCTTACTTGgtgtaattagttgttttttttcaagtatacaCAATTCGTAAGTAGTATACTAATTAAAAAAATGAGttgcaaataaacaatatttttcaatgCATTGGCCATTACTGATGCAAAAATAGTTTAACAAAACACTTTCTAGTAAAAGACATACAGCCTTACTTCAGTTGagctacaaaatgttttaaacctAGAAATAAGCCCTACATCAATAGAAATATGGAATGTTGAGCCTACCATGCAGCCTAGATATATAGAGCTGTGAGAAATGTTAAGCCTAGTTACCATACACTTATATTTTAGTAAAGCTAAAGAGTGTTTAGCCTTGCATGGTGCCATAGGTTACTACAGCTATCAAAAGTATTAAGCCTACCAAAAATACTTGTAGAGATATAGAGAGTTTAAATATTGTTAGTGTATGCATACCTCTGTTAGCAGTGCTATGAAGCTTGTTAAGCCTAATTAGTATGCAGCCCTACAGTGTTTGGTCTAGCATGCAGTTATATATTGGTACAGTTCAAAGAagatttggttttatttattagtCGAATCATCTATAACACATTGCATAGGTTACTAAGTAAACTTATTATTCTTAATTGGATTTTTGCAGAGTCCAAATTTTAGCTGAAATCTAACACTGACAGTTCTTCTGATATGAAAATGCAACTATGTACATAACAGAAATGTGAGTACAAGTATCTGTTTAggttaagaaaaaatatacactttATGCAACAGCATTAAAATTAACATATCTGGAGATATGCAcacaagaaaacaacagataaatcaACAAAGaactgaaagttttattaaaaaacaatagtCCTGGAGAACTAATATCATAACAAGTATTACACTGGAAAGCTAAATATTGTGATAAAAACTTAGGTTTTTCTAACCgaacattatttcaaaatgactagtttatttatttttaagaaataaaaatgaactgtataaaagtttattttagtttatgttGATTACCGCTATCCCTATCTATAGTAATTACTTAATAATAAgagtatgaataaatatatacagctttctaaaacaaaaaactaaccaAACTGATGATGCAACACTTGCGATAACTTTTAATGTTCTTGATTACTGGATTTCCCATCAAATTCAGAACCcgctataaaaaatataaaactatagatgattatatgcaaaaaaatcataccaatgtaaacaattatttgcTCAGCAGAAAATACAAGTCATcaataaaaaactatttgttttatatatccatTATGGCAGTAAATAATgagaaacactttaaaaactattattttaatcttgatttatttttgtataggTGTGTATACAAAATTAGCTGGACTTCTCACATCATTTCAACAGCAAAACAT
This region includes:
- the LOC143257095 gene encoding uncharacterized protein LOC143257095, coding for MPSVKKQGLTENEKFPRMTKAYLHKLCKDLKLYVTPYLNDTLYLHYKGFGKIENLEEYTSLKCLWLECNGIRQIENLSHLKELRCLFLNQNLINKVENLEGLDKLNTLNLSNNSITHIDNLSCLPALSTLQISHNRLMSGQDVEHLKNCHNISVLDLSHNRLDDPNILDVLGAMKSLRVLNLMGNPVIKNIKSYRKCCIISLKILTYLDDRPVFDKERACVEAWAQGGREAEIKERQLWVQKERERIERSVQALYDLKKEKEAGQSRNETVAETDGCGDCHPHDVEVSHGADITNRDLAILKDTPLAATSKAGTEDDVPDLEFVEIAAGTTSVFCDQSHSSPDTSLGDDCVVVDDLTTVNHTEVEKKHGVPQMNVATLCDDNQDEEESSNSYKTCLEMFHVNQNTNCFVAEHLDDKIIDNVSSSSCLLSNSENIDANIRKELTVREQQLSVNDDKSSQKYSHGKMELKKCFIKGYEEPGPVREIPEEGEIEIITLEPDTGNRNKTQLPDEHWVPRKLECGFFSTDNYSRVKETPACLLMEYQNERKEKNENFFESTELSKPLIQEIN